A genome region from Candidatus Parcubacteria bacterium includes the following:
- a CDS encoding site-specific DNA-methyltransferase, with amino-acid sequence MTIRKIKKLNPKSNIINSVIVGDCFTEMKKIKSNSFDMIFADPPYNMQLQNELYRPNNTKVDGVDDEWDQFKNFKHYDDFTIAWLKEVKRIMKKNATLWVIGSYHNIFRVGNILQNLGFWILNDVHWIKSNPMPNFKGVRFTNASETLIWAVKDKNVKNYTFNYEEMKKINNGKQMRNDWYFSICNGLERLRDRQRKKIHSTQKPLALLERIILSSTEKNNLVFDPFAGTCTTAVAAYKHKRNFTMIEKNEFYVDWALRRFNKNFKSNNLQL; translated from the coding sequence ATGACTATAAGAAAAATAAAAAAATTAAATCCAAAATCCAATATTATAAATAGTGTTATTGTCGGCGATTGTTTTACAGAAATGAAAAAAATAAAAAGCAATAGTTTTGATATGATTTTTGCGGATCCGCCTTATAATATGCAATTACAAAACGAATTATATCGTCCAAATAATACAAAAGTTGATGGTGTTGATGATGAATGGGATCAATTTAAAAATTTTAAACATTATGACGATTTTACTATAGCTTGGCTAAAAGAAGTTAAAAGAATAATGAAAAAAAATGCAACGCTTTGGGTAATTGGTTCTTATCATAATATTTTTAGAGTTGGAAATATCTTGCAGAATTTGGGATTTTGGATATTGAATGATGTCCATTGGATTAAGTCTAATCCTATGCCAAATTTTAAAGGTGTTAGATTTACTAATGCCTCCGAAACTTTAATATGGGCAGTAAAAGATAAAAATGTAAAAAATTATACTTTTAATTATGAAGAAATGAAAAAAATTAACAATGGAAAACAAATGAGAAATGATTGGTACTTTAGTATTTGTAATGGTCTTGAAAGATTAAGAGATAGACAAAGAAAAAAAATTCATTCCACACAGAAACCACTTGCTTTATTAGAACGAATAATTTTATCTTCTACTGAAAAGAATAATTTGGTTTTTGATCCATTTGCGGGAACTTGCACTACTGCTGTAGCAGCTTATAAGCACAAAAGAAATTTTACAATGATAGAAAAAAACGAATTCTATGTTGATTGGGCATTAAGAAGATTTAATAAAAATTTTAAAAGTAATAATTTGCAATTATGA
- the lexA gene encoding repressor LexA, with the protein MIKEVITKRQKEVLQIIYDSIKDFGFPPSFSELKERLNISSNQSLLDFFSVLERKNLITREEGSARGIKILKKGYKTINARPLAPIVGITSAGSFIEAIEDVDAWIPLSKETEIISDDVIVTRVIGDSMIKAGIEDGDLLLFKKMQQFSSGDIVLAETSDGTTVKRFISEDKPPYVYLKPENPKYDIIPFTDEMKIIGKMIKKL; encoded by the coding sequence ATGATAAAAGAAGTTATTACTAAACGACAAAAAGAAGTTTTACAAATAATTTATGATAGCATAAAGGATTTTGGGTTTCCGCCTTCTTTTAGTGAATTGAAAGAAAGATTAAACATATCTTCCAATCAATCACTTTTGGATTTTTTTTCTGTATTAGAAAGAAAAAATTTAATTACTCGTGAAGAAGGATCTGCTCGCGGTATTAAAATTTTAAAGAAAGGGTATAAAACAATTAATGCTAGGCCGTTAGCTCCCATAGTTGGCATTACTTCAGCAGGCAGTTTTATAGAAGCGATAGAAGATGTTGATGCTTGGATACCATTATCAAAAGAAACAGAAATTATTTCCGATGATGTAATTGTTACGCGAGTTATTGGAGATTCAATGATTAAGGCTGGCATTGAAGATGGAGATTTGCTACTATTCAAGAAGATGCAGCAATTTTCCTCTGGGGATATTGTTTTAGCCGAAACATCGGATGGAACAACTGTCAAAAGGTTTATTTCAGAAGATAAACCGCCCTATGTTTATCTCAAGCCGGAAAATCCAAAATATGACATCATTCCTTTTACCGATGAGATGAAAATAATCGGTAAAATGATTAAAAAATTATGA